The following are encoded in a window of Onthophagus taurus isolate NC chromosome 3, IU_Otau_3.0, whole genome shotgun sequence genomic DNA:
- the LOC111415897 gene encoding trypsin-like, with protein MNALTALLLLTLFTMSLGKTHHIQNRIINGWVGRTDFYKYYAFIYLNGKPYCGGTIVKENVVISAASTMAGISAANLKIYAGVKNISDVQSIYPQGVNKITSHPQYKSGFSDYDVSILFLSSNIVYSNKVGNIAPSPTHYNVNEVVTIIGFGLTNCNQKDASGKCSSTTPSDYLRVAYMNIKGYTGNDTMVTNATFKGITSCYGDFGGPVVYDNQLVGVQSLVQNADCSGDSYQASIDKVYYWIESYIK; from the coding sequence gcAAAACCCATCACATACAAAACAGGATAATAAACGGTTGGGTCGGTCGCACAGATTTCTATAAATACTACGCCTTTATATATCTAAACGGAAAGCCATATTGTGGAGGAACAAtcgtaaaagaaaatgtagtcATCTCGGCGGCATCAACAATGGCGGGAATTTCagcagcaaatttaaaaatttacgcaGGAGTGAAAAATATATCAGATGTGCAATCAATATACCCACAAGGAGTTAACAAAATCACATCCCATCCACAATACAAATCAGGATTTTCCGATTATGACGTATCAATTCTCTTTTTAAGTTCCAATATTGTATATAGCAATAAAGTGGGTAATATCGCACCTTCCCCAACTCATTATAACGTAAATGAGGTTGTAACAATTATTGGATTTGGATTAACTAATTGTAATCAAAAAGATGCTTCGGGTAAATGTTCTTCGACTACTCCATCTGATTATTTAAGAGTGGCTTATATGAATATTAAAGGATATACAGGAAATGATACGATGGTGACTAATGCTACATTTAAAGGAATTACATCTTGTTATGGCGATTTTGGTGGACCGGTTGTTTATGATAATCAATTGGTTGGGGTTCAAAGTTTGGTTCAAAATGCTGATTGTTCCGGAGATAGTTATCAAGCTTCAATagataaagtttattattggATTGAAAGTTatattaagtaa